The Fimbriimonadia bacterium genome contains a region encoding:
- the rplI gene encoding 50S ribosomal protein L9 produces MDVILNQTIAKVGHAGDVVRVSDGYARNFLIPRGLAQPATRGTRKAHEGLVKALDKKSSEIQLKAEELKSKLDGQVLTMEGRCAKNSTKLFGTITTTQIAEAIKERFHVEVDKRVIGLIHPLKSVGSHPVVLHLHRNVDANMTVEIIPVEA; encoded by the coding sequence ATGGACGTTATTCTCAACCAAACAATCGCAAAAGTGGGGCACGCGGGCGACGTAGTGCGAGTGTCGGACGGCTACGCGAGGAACTTCCTGATCCCTCGCGGGCTTGCTCAACCGGCAACACGCGGCACCCGCAAGGCGCACGAGGGACTCGTCAAGGCGCTGGACAAGAAGTCTAGCGAGATCCAGCTAAAGGCCGAGGAGCTGAAAAGCAAGCTGGATGGGCAGGTCCTGACGATGGAGGGTCGCTGTGCCAAGAACTCGACAAAGCTCTTCGGGACGATTACGACGACGCAGATCGCAGAGGCCATCAAGGAGCGGTTCCACGTCGAGGTGGACAAGCGGGTCATCGGGCTGATTCACCCGCTGAAGAGCGTCGGGAGCCATCCCGTCGTGCTGCACTTGCATCGTAACGTGGATGCCAACATGACCGTAGAGATCATCCCGGTCGAGGCATAG
- the dnaB gene encoding replicative DNA helicase, translating to MVSVPERVPPQDLDAEMSALGAMMFSAQALEAVLQHCRSEDFYRPSHRAIFDSIASLVDRGEAVDPITVKDELQRVGKLQECGGMDYLLQLTESVPSAANAGYYANIVVENAIRRNLRSAGAEVMQLAYGEDEVAEVIDQAEQRIFAVGQRRMGKDFQPAKHLITEYFERVEEAYATHKRQMGMPTGFADLDDLTTGLYPSDFIIIAARPSVGKTALALHIAMNCAMRHQATTAFFSLEMSASQLAQRMVCSVAGINSQRARTVNLSEDDFDRIHAAADKLYTIPLYIDDSSDISTLELMAKCRRLKAQHGLGLIVVDYLQLMRGAKRNENRTQEISEIARGLKRIAKDLEVPVIALSQLSRLVEHRENKRPVLSDLRESGSIEAEADVVMLLYRASYYKQEAEGETAEEDARAPGEPDTVEVNIAKHRNGPTGVVKLAFQREYARFLSFARGSE from the coding sequence ATGGTCTCAGTCCCCGAGCGCGTTCCGCCGCAAGACTTGGACGCCGAGATGTCCGCGCTGGGCGCGATGATGTTCAGTGCCCAAGCGTTGGAAGCCGTGCTGCAACACTGCCGCTCGGAGGACTTTTACCGCCCGTCCCACCGCGCGATCTTCGACTCCATCGCGTCCTTGGTGGATCGAGGGGAGGCGGTAGACCCGATTACAGTCAAGGACGAACTGCAGCGGGTCGGCAAGCTGCAGGAGTGCGGAGGCATGGACTACCTGCTGCAGCTCACCGAGTCTGTGCCGAGCGCCGCGAATGCGGGCTACTACGCGAACATCGTCGTGGAGAACGCTATTCGTCGCAATCTGCGCTCGGCAGGGGCGGAGGTAATGCAGCTCGCGTACGGTGAGGACGAGGTCGCTGAGGTCATAGACCAGGCGGAGCAACGCATCTTCGCCGTGGGTCAGCGGCGGATGGGCAAGGACTTCCAGCCAGCGAAGCATCTCATCACCGAGTATTTCGAGCGCGTCGAAGAAGCCTACGCCACACACAAGAGGCAGATGGGAATGCCGACGGGATTTGCAGACTTAGACGATCTAACCACGGGCTTGTACCCTTCCGATTTCATCATCATCGCTGCGCGCCCATCGGTCGGAAAGACGGCTCTGGCTCTGCACATCGCGATGAACTGCGCGATGCGTCACCAGGCCACGACAGCCTTTTTCAGTCTGGAAATGTCCGCCTCTCAACTCGCGCAGAGAATGGTGTGCTCGGTGGCGGGCATCAACTCGCAGCGCGCGCGCACCGTGAACCTCAGCGAGGACGACTTCGACCGCATTCACGCCGCAGCGGACAAGCTGTATACCATTCCGCTCTACATTGACGACAGCTCGGACATTTCCACACTCGAACTGATGGCCAAGTGCCGGCGCCTCAAGGCGCAACACGGCCTTGGCCTCATCGTTGTGGACTACCTCCAGCTCATGCGCGGCGCGAAGCGCAATGAGAACCGCACACAGGAAATCTCGGAGATCGCGCGCGGCCTGAAGCGGATCGCCAAGGACCTGGAAGTGCCGGTCATCGCGCTTTCACAGCTCTCTCGATTGGTGGAACATCGTGAGAATAAGAGGCCGGTGCTGAGTGACCTTCGCGAGTCGGGCTCCATCGAGGCGGAGGCCGACGTAGTCATGCTCCTCTACAGGGCGAGCTACTACAAGCAGGAGGCAGAAGGGGAGACGGCCGAGGAGGACGCCAGGGCACCCGGCGAGCCGGACACCGTGGAGGTCAACATCGCCAAGCACCGCAACGGCCCCACCGGCGTCGTGAAGCTCGCCTTCCAGCGCGAGTACGCAAGGTTCCTATCGTTCGCGCGAGGATCGGAGTAG
- the purD gene encoding phosphoribosylamine--glycine ligase, whose amino-acid sequence MRVLVIGGGGREHALAWRLSQSRSVRKVYCAPGNGGTWTCAENVPAKPEDAVRLSRELQIDLVVVGPEGPLIQGLADRLRAEGIAVFGPGAGAARLEGSKAFAKALMAKAGIPTAEFQSFDDPALAREYVTQAYARGTKLVVKASGEAFGKGAIVTDTEAEALQAVEDMMVRRVLGDAGATVVIEERMEGPELSLFSLRSAGQGFLTPAVRDYKRALDGGRGPNTGGMGARTLHGIYQPDTLDEMHEVFCDRAAEALKAEGHPFVGLLYAGLMLTAHGARCLEYNCRFGDPETQVLVRIGDDDWGEMLYGLATGKPIAAPTWQPMRHVVAITVASKGYPGEVRKGLPISGLEHAALLDDVMVFHAGTVREDGKLLTNGGRVLSVTAAGDTLEQARNRAYEAVELVRFEDMHYRRDIAV is encoded by the coding sequence ATGCGAGTGCTGGTGATCGGGGGAGGCGGAAGAGAGCACGCTCTGGCATGGAGGCTGTCCCAGTCGAGGTCGGTGCGGAAGGTGTACTGCGCGCCGGGCAATGGCGGAACATGGACGTGTGCGGAGAATGTGCCCGCAAAGCCAGAGGACGCGGTGCGTCTTAGCCGCGAGCTGCAGATTGATCTGGTAGTCGTCGGTCCCGAGGGACCGTTGATCCAAGGGCTTGCGGACAGGCTGCGTGCGGAGGGTATCGCGGTGTTCGGCCCAGGTGCGGGAGCCGCCCGTCTGGAAGGCTCGAAGGCTTTCGCAAAGGCTTTGATGGCAAAGGCAGGGATTCCGACCGCTGAGTTTCAGTCCTTCGATGACCCGGCGTTGGCTCGCGAGTACGTGACCCAGGCGTACGCCCGGGGCACGAAGCTGGTCGTGAAAGCGAGTGGAGAGGCATTCGGCAAGGGCGCAATAGTTACCGACACCGAAGCCGAAGCCCTGCAGGCGGTCGAGGACATGATGGTCCGGCGCGTGCTGGGTGATGCGGGCGCAACGGTCGTGATCGAGGAGCGCATGGAAGGCCCCGAGCTGTCGCTCTTCAGCTTGCGCTCCGCCGGGCAAGGTTTTCTTACTCCTGCGGTCCGCGACTACAAGCGGGCGCTGGATGGCGGCCGCGGCCCCAACACCGGAGGCATGGGCGCCCGTACGCTGCACGGGATATACCAGCCCGATACGTTGGACGAGATGCACGAAGTGTTCTGCGACCGCGCTGCCGAGGCGCTCAAAGCAGAGGGCCACCCGTTCGTGGGCCTACTGTATGCGGGGCTGATGCTCACGGCCCACGGTGCACGGTGCCTGGAGTACAACTGTCGCTTCGGCGACCCGGAGACTCAGGTCCTGGTCCGCATCGGCGACGATGATTGGGGCGAGATGCTGTACGGTCTGGCTACCGGCAAGCCCATCGCGGCGCCAACGTGGCAACCGATGAGGCACGTCGTGGCCATCACCGTCGCGTCGAAGGGCTATCCCGGTGAGGTCCGCAAGGGACTGCCGATTTCGGGCCTCGAGCACGCAGCGCTCTTGGACGACGTGATGGTGTTCCACGCCGGCACGGTTCGAGAGGACGGAAAGCTGCTGACGAACGGCGGACGTGTGCTTTCGGTCACCGCAGCAGGCGACACGCTGGAGCAAGCACGAAACAGGGCTTACGAAGCGGTGGAGCTGGTGCGCTTCGAGGACATGCACTACAGAAGGGACATCGCGGTATGA
- the purE gene encoding 5-(carboxyamino)imidazole ribonucleotide mutase, translating into MSEPTVAVLMGSESDTPKLEPAFDTLREYAVPFEARVLSAHRSPDLVAEYVKAAPSRGTKVFVCAAGMAAHLAGAVAANTHLPVIGIPIRAGALEGHDALLSTVQMPPGVPVATVAIDGAKNAALLAIQMLALSDERLAGLLQEKKRAMAEAMAAKPPIV; encoded by the coding sequence ATGAGCGAACCGACGGTCGCGGTTCTGATGGGCAGCGAGTCGGATACCCCTAAGCTGGAGCCCGCGTTCGATACTCTGAGAGAGTATGCCGTGCCATTCGAGGCGCGGGTGCTGAGTGCCCATCGGTCTCCGGATCTCGTGGCAGAGTACGTGAAAGCGGCGCCATCGCGAGGAACGAAGGTGTTCGTGTGCGCGGCGGGGATGGCTGCTCATCTGGCCGGAGCCGTTGCCGCGAACACGCACTTGCCCGTGATCGGCATTCCGATCCGAGCCGGTGCCCTAGAGGGTCACGACGCGTTGCTTTCGACAGTACAGATGCCTCCAGGAGTGCCGGTGGCAACAGTAGCGATTGACGGCGCCAAGAACGCCGCGCTGCTAGCGATTCAGATGCTGGCACTGTCCGACGAGCGGCTGGCCGGGCTGCTGCAGGAGAAGAAGCGGGCGATGGCGGAGGCCATGGCTGCCAAGCCGCCGATCGTGTAG
- a CDS encoding adenylosuccinate lyase — MIERYQTPEMRDIWSDEARAATWLRVEIAVCRALSATGVIPPEDFEAIVSGARFDLRRMAELEQVTRHDLMAFVRNVEENIGPAGRWVHYGVTSYDIIDTALALQLTQSLDILFAEAGELKGVIGEIATRHRDTPMMGRTHGVHAEPITFGFKLAGWYAEVSRWEQRLRAAREEVAVGKVSGAVGVHGVLDPGIEAAVCAELGLRPDPASTQIVSRDRHAFVLGCLAGLGATIERFATELRNLQRTEIREVQEGFAKGQTGSSAMPHKRNPWNSETLCGLARVLRGNALAMMESVATWHERDLSNSSAERIVFPDSFHLAHFMLRKLTSILRGLRVDEERMATNLRLMRDLPMSEHVLLALVRAGLSREEAYAAVQRAAARAWAGEDFAAALQDDPVVSSRLYDEQLAECLSLEHHLRNVRHTLRAVGLDAD; from the coding sequence ATGATCGAACGCTATCAGACACCCGAGATGCGAGACATCTGGAGCGACGAGGCACGCGCGGCCACGTGGCTCCGAGTGGAGATCGCGGTGTGTCGCGCCCTTTCGGCAACAGGTGTCATCCCACCCGAGGATTTCGAAGCAATCGTCTCCGGGGCGCGATTCGACCTGCGGCGGATGGCGGAGCTAGAACAGGTCACCAGGCACGATTTGATGGCCTTCGTGCGCAACGTCGAGGAGAACATCGGGCCGGCGGGCCGTTGGGTTCACTACGGCGTCACTTCTTACGACATCATAGACACCGCACTGGCACTTCAGCTCACCCAGTCGCTGGACATTCTCTTCGCTGAAGCCGGCGAGTTGAAGGGCGTGATCGGCGAGATAGCTACGCGACACCGTGACACGCCGATGATGGGGCGCACCCACGGGGTCCATGCAGAACCCATCACTTTCGGTTTCAAGCTGGCCGGCTGGTACGCCGAGGTGTCGCGATGGGAGCAGCGACTTCGGGCGGCTCGCGAGGAAGTTGCCGTCGGCAAGGTGTCGGGCGCAGTCGGCGTGCATGGAGTACTGGACCCCGGCATCGAGGCTGCTGTGTGCGCCGAGCTCGGCCTCCGACCCGACCCGGCTTCCACTCAGATCGTCTCGCGGGATCGCCACGCGTTCGTGCTGGGCTGCCTGGCGGGACTAGGGGCGACCATCGAGCGCTTCGCGACCGAACTACGCAACCTACAGCGAACCGAGATTCGCGAGGTCCAAGAGGGGTTCGCCAAGGGGCAGACAGGGTCGAGTGCCATGCCGCACAAGCGCAACCCGTGGAACAGCGAGACGCTGTGCGGCCTCGCCCGGGTTCTGCGAGGGAATGCACTGGCCATGATGGAATCGGTGGCGACCTGGCATGAGCGTGACCTATCGAACTCGAGCGCCGAGCGCATCGTGTTCCCGGACAGCTTCCACCTGGCGCACTTCATGCTGCGGAAGCTCACGAGCATCCTGCGGGGCCTCCGCGTGGATGAAGAGCGGATGGCCACCAACCTTCGGCTGATGCGCGACCTGCCGATGAGCGAGCACGTTCTGCTGGCCTTGGTGCGGGCAGGGTTGTCGCGCGAAGAGGCGTACGCAGCCGTGCAACGTGCGGCGGCGCGGGCTTGGGCAGGAGAGGACTTTGCTGCTGCGCTGCAGGATGACCCGGTGGTTTCGAGCAGGCTCTACGACGAGCAGCTCGCCGAGTGCCTGAGTCTGGAGCATCACCTCAGGAACGTTCGTCACACGTTGCGAGCCGTGGGACTGGACGCAGACTAG
- a CDS encoding ABC transporter ATP-binding protein produces the protein MTPAIRTENLTKTYNSRWQGKRNAVDNLTLTVSEGEIFGLLGPNGAGKTTVIKMLLSIIYPTSGRAWIMERDIGDIRLHFDLSYLPEKPYYYEHMTGLEVLDYYGKLFRIPTKERDRRAAELLERVGLAGDAHKPIGQYSKGMQQRIGLAQCLLNDPKILFLDEPTGGLDPLAHTQIRSLILALRDEGKTVFISSHELSEVERICDRVAMMFEGRVIKEGTLDSLLAGGRIEMIAEGVPQEVHDRLHRDGVIVSLSEGRLIADFPDDGSVNEAVDLVRSKQGRVISIIPRRKRLEDWFVETVGAAQEVSA, from the coding sequence TTGACGCCCGCCATTCGCACCGAGAACCTAACCAAGACTTACAACTCGCGGTGGCAAGGGAAGCGGAACGCTGTTGACAACCTGACCCTGACGGTAAGCGAGGGCGAGATCTTCGGACTTTTGGGCCCGAACGGCGCCGGCAAGACCACCGTGATCAAAATGCTCCTGAGCATCATCTACCCCACGTCGGGTCGGGCCTGGATCATGGAGCGCGACATAGGCGATATCCGTCTCCACTTCGACCTGAGCTACCTACCCGAGAAGCCCTATTACTACGAGCACATGACCGGCCTCGAGGTGCTGGACTATTACGGCAAACTGTTCCGCATCCCGACTAAGGAGCGGGACCGACGAGCCGCTGAGCTGTTGGAGCGGGTCGGCCTCGCGGGGGACGCGCACAAGCCCATTGGTCAGTACTCCAAGGGCATGCAACAGCGCATCGGACTGGCCCAGTGCCTACTGAACGACCCCAAGATTCTGTTCTTGGATGAGCCTACGGGTGGACTGGACCCGCTCGCGCACACACAGATTCGTTCGCTGATCCTGGCGCTGCGCGACGAGGGGAAGACGGTCTTCATCAGTTCGCACGAGCTCTCCGAGGTAGAGCGAATCTGCGACCGCGTGGCGATGATGTTCGAGGGAAGGGTGATCAAGGAAGGAACCCTCGATTCGCTGCTTGCCGGCGGGCGCATCGAGATGATTGCGGAGGGCGTGCCGCAAGAGGTTCACGACAGGTTACACCGCGATGGCGTGATCGTTTCGCTTAGTGAGGGTAGGCTGATCGCTGACTTCCCTGACGACGGGTCGGTAAACGAAGCCGTTGACCTGGTGCGGTCGAAGCAGGGCCGCGTCATCAGCATCATCCCGCGAAGGAAGCGTCTAGAGGACTGGTTCGTGGAGACCGTCGGCGCCGCGCAGGAGGTGAGTGCGTGA
- a CDS encoding ABC transporter permease: MIPILAIAGTTLGEAIRRKVLLIILLIGLGLLIVTPGLQQLSPRQANTVVIAFGLGVIQMVGALVAVVLTISLIPQEIERRTIYTILAKPVQRHQFLIGKFLGSVATILVLMAMMTVVFILVFYFAPGQEKQLPPNLWQGPTLFFLQMVILAAVAMFFSTFVSPLVNFFLSFGVYVVGNLANPLFESLASGRGVSEIARVGAVLIHYVLPNFANYNVQNPIINPESVVGSPQVYVIQVLLYAVVYTSILLLGSVLIFDRREV, encoded by the coding sequence GTGATCCCCATCCTGGCGATTGCCGGAACGACACTCGGCGAGGCCATCCGGCGCAAGGTGCTCTTGATCATCTTACTCATCGGCCTGGGGCTCCTGATCGTGACCCCGGGGCTGCAGCAGCTCTCGCCGCGCCAGGCCAACACGGTGGTTATCGCGTTTGGTCTCGGGGTGATTCAGATGGTCGGGGCGCTGGTCGCGGTGGTGCTCACGATCAGCCTGATTCCTCAGGAGATAGAGCGCCGCACGATCTACACCATCTTGGCGAAGCCGGTACAGCGCCATCAGTTTCTCATCGGCAAGTTCCTCGGTAGCGTGGCCACCATCCTCGTGTTGATGGCGATGATGACCGTCGTGTTCATCCTGGTGTTCTACTTTGCACCCGGCCAAGAGAAGCAGCTTCCACCGAACCTGTGGCAGGGCCCGACGCTGTTCTTCCTGCAGATGGTGATCCTCGCGGCCGTTGCGATGTTTTTCAGCACGTTCGTGTCGCCGCTCGTAAACTTCTTCCTTAGCTTCGGCGTGTACGTGGTGGGCAATCTGGCTAATCCGTTGTTCGAGTCGCTTGCCAGCGGTCGCGGGGTGAGCGAGATTGCGCGAGTGGGGGCTGTGCTCATTCACTACGTGCTGCCCAACTTCGCGAACTACAACGTGCAGAATCCGATCATCAACCCGGAGTCGGTGGTGGGCAGCCCGCAGGTGTACGTCATTCAGGTGCTGCTGTACGCGGTGGTATACACGAGCATCCTGCTGTTGGGCTCGGTGCTGATTTTCGACAGGCGCGAGGTGTAA